actaagaaaaaaaagatccaCATAGCTCCACTCAGTGGCATTGCTGTAAATAAAACTAGGTGACTGAGTTCTAAATTAACAGTTGAGTTCAGTATGAGAAGCTTTGGGGTGTACGAGACTACGAACCCGAACACTTGGAGCAAGCAAGTTAATAAGCCGTTCATTTATCGCGGTTTGTAATCGATTGAATGCCTATCTGatcaaataaaacatcaagaaccctcataaaaaaaaacccgcgcCCACAACACAAATCAcagcaaaagggaaaaagtCTTACAGCAATAACCCAGATAACGCACACAAACCTTTCCTTTGGTGTACAGCTTCGATGCTCTATGTCACGAGTAAGCAAACCAACCAGCCAGATCATGTCTCAGTGCTATTAATACCCGGGTGCATCATAAATTCATGACAATTTTCCCGCCCCAAGCCAGCCATTCACCTCAAAGCTACTCCGTTCAATGTCCGCATCCAGGGCATCATCTTCCTTGCGTGATCAACCGATGTTTACGGCCAAGCTCAAGCTCCAAAAAGCCAAAGATCCTTTAATAAGATCGAACGATTCAACTCGAAGCCCGTATCGGAGTTTCCCCACCCCTCCCTCCCAGATCGGCACCTCTCAAGTGGTCCAAGTTTCTAATCACGAGATACGGGTACTGCTGTTGTGCCCTGCTGTATGTGCACGCGAATTCcgactcctcctcctccccagcTGTCCCATCCATTCAAACGGTAGCGCAATTATTGTGGCGCATTTTGCTTAAATGCCTTCTTATCAACCCGCCGGCTGGTATAAAAACGCTCCACAACCGGGCGATAGCACTCTATAGTGTGCTGGACACCTGGGGCAGCGCGTGAacttagcagcagcagcagcagcagcccgctTTTAGTGCAATGAAGTGTCAAGTGTCGGTGCTGCTTGGGGCAGCGCTGCTGTGcctggtggtgttggtgctgcAGCCACCCACCGTACGGGGCGACCGGTTGCAGCCGAAAGGATACAAACAGACGGTGGAGAAGCTGCAACAGTTTTACGGTAAGTGAGCAGTGCCgcttccaaaaacaaaataatgtataTAACAACTCCCGTTTGACGCACATTGGCGGCAATCAATCTCTGGCCGAACCCTACAAACGCAAAAATAAGCAACACAAACACTCGATCTGCCTTAATCTTATCGTGTTTCCCTTCGCCCTAAGCAAGGCACGTTCCTCTTCACGGGGGGTTACTACGGGAGCTTGTGCCATAAACGTCATAACGATTATCGTCAGGCCTGTAGCATTATCACGAaacctcctttttttttgctttgcagcGTCGTTTGAGCAGCAAGTGTCGCGGGAATTCCGCCGCTGGAAGCAACAAGGCTCCATGACGCCCCACTTCCGCCACCTGATCCAAGCGTCCGCCATCGGGAAAAGTGAACGAGCGCAGGAGATCCGCGAGCTGCCCACCGCTCGGGAAGGACCGCTGTGTGCGATCTGCCGCGGATTTGGCGGATCGGTGCTGGAGTTCCGCCGTGAAGGTGCATCGCGGGAGGAAGTGTTCAACACGACGGTCGAACTCTGCACCATGCTCAATCTGCAGGAGGAATCGATCTGTCGCGGGTTGATCGATCTAAACATTGACACGATCCTGTACATTGTCGACAATCGGCCGGAACTGTCTTCGGCGTCGCTGTGTGCGGTCGTGTTTCAATCGGGAGCTTGTGTGCTGGATGATCCCACCTTTACCGAGTGGCAGGTGGAGCTGGATCCGAATGGAACGCCCGTGACCGCATCGAAAGCGGGCACTGCCCAGCGTGGACCGAACGATCTCAAGATCGTACAGATTACCGATCTTCACTTTGACCCGAACTATCGGCCCGGGTATAATGCGGAATGTGGCGCTCCTGCCTGCTGCCGTGAGTCGCAGGGAGTCCCGGAGGATCCGGCAGCCGGCGCCGGCCACTGGGGCGACTATCGGAACTGTGATACACCGTGGAATGCGGTCGAAGATCTGCTCGAACGGGTAGCGGAAGAGCATGCCGATGCGGACTTTATCTACCACACCGGGGACATTATCGATCACGGCATCTGGGAGACGTCGATCGGGTACAATGTACGCTCGATCAGCCGTGTGGTGGAAAAGTTCCGCCAAACGTTCGGTGAAACGCCCGTCTACAACATTCTCGGCAATCACGAGGCCCACCCGACGAACGTGTACGAGCTCGGGGAGGTTACGCGGCCAGACTTTTCCACCAACTGGCTGTACCACCTGTCGGCCGATCTGTGGAGCCAGTGGTTGCCCCAGGCAGCGCAGCAAACGATCCGGCTTGGCGGGTACTATACCGCGCTGGTGTCGCCCGGGTTCCGGGTGATTGCGCTGAACAACAACGATTGCTACACGTTCAACTGGTGGATTCTGTTCCAGCCGGACGCACTGAAGGGCCAGCTGCAGTGGCTGCACGATGTGCTGCTGCAGGCGGAGCAGGCGGGCGAGAAGGTGCACATTCTGGCGCATTTGCCCATTTCGTCCGATTGTTTCAGTGTGTGGCAGCGGGAGTATAGGCGCATTTTGGAGCGTTTCCGGGACACGATCAGCGCCCAGTTCCATGGGCATACGCACAAGGATgagtttaatgtgttttacGCGAGCGAAAGTCCGGAGCATGCGGTTGGCGTTGCGTGGAACGGTGGTAGCGGTACGTCGCACACGAACGTCAACCCGAACTACGTCGTGTACTACGTCAATCCGGAGACTTACGTGAGTTAGCGGAGGTGTTTATTTGTTGAAGGATGGAGTATTAAccgcttttttctctctttaacCCCCAAACAGGAAGTAACGGACTTTGAGTCGTACGCGTACAATCTAACCTCTGCCAACATGTCGCCGGACGAGCGTCCGGCCTGGTTCCGCATGTACTCGTTCCAGGAGGAGTACGGCCTGTCCGATCTTAGCCCGGCCGGCGTGGACGAGATGATCCAGCGGCTGGGCACTCCGGCCGGGCGCGATGAGCTGCGCCGCTACTGGGAGTACAAGGTGAAGCTGGCGGATGCATCGCTTGCGACCGACTGTGCTGAGGAGTGTTTGCTCAACCATCTGTGCGAGATTGTCACCAATCAGGCCGATGACTTGAGAAAGTGTCAAGAGTTGTCGGAGACGTTCTTCGATTGAGGGATCAAAAATGGAacagaaaattgtatgcgttTTATAAACGTCCGGTGAAGAATGGGAATGGGGGAATGCAAAGGAATCTAAAATAAAGTTACAAAATTGTTAAGTCCACGTGTATGTGCCTTATCTTTTTGGGATTTTTTGTAATCGTTTCATAATTGGCCATGGGTGGAACGGTGTCCTTCACCATTTGACGGTCATTTCCTGAGTATTTGACATCATGTCCAAAGTTGACCGATATCACTGCGTGTTACACCACGAACACGGGGCTTGGTGGGATGGCTGATGTGATACTAACAGTCCCAAGAAAACCTTCACAATTGATAAGGAAGACGCAACTTCACGCTCGCAATTTGTTGGTCATGCTTTTTAACATATTTGACGGAATCAATGCAACGGCAGTCGTCGGAAGATTGTGCAGCTTATCAGATGGtgacaaaaacataaataatcaAGGAGTTTTTATACAAATAGAAAGATAATTGATAAGAAAGAAAACAGGGAATAGGAAAAAAGTTCATGTTCCCTGCCGTAGCATTGACCTAGACTTGCAGCTAGCTGTTCATTTCATGAAATAGTATTTTAAAAGAACGACTTAAAAGATGAAAATATTACTCACCACGTGCTTTTTATTCTTTGCTTCTGAAACTGTCCACTGTATGCAAGGTTTGGCGCAGGGGGTCAACACTTTGTACACAAACAGCTGTTCGCCAGAGAGCGACCGGGAATACACAGCACTGTAAGCCAACCCCTCTGAAATGTGGAATATTGGTTGAGATAATGAAACCTGCACGGACTTGGAATATTTCAATATTCTCTATGGACTAAAGCATTATTAACAACACTACAGCACATTCGACGACAACGTCCACTGCCACGAAGCTGCGTAATTTGCCTGCTCAAGATTGCCCGTGGGAAAAACTGTACgctctgtttgcaaaacgATTGCAGCCCTCTACACAAATTCTTTTCCCCACCCCCGAAAGGATATGTAAAAATGCggataaaacaaaagcaccacacacactcacccggGGGAACCGTGCAATGTTTAGAATTTTCCACCAAAAGCAAGCGAACCGAAAAGCACCGCAAACCGGAGAGAGCACGCGataaaacgtaaacaaaccagCGGCACCTGGAaacagtgtggccagattattttggcagttttcggtaggcgcatcaaaattttatcggtagttttcggtaggttcaaactcgaaacttaactgagttaaaaaaagtaaaagcgaaaaaagtgttaagcgggaggggggggggatgggaaCTAATGCGCAAAATCAAAGTTCCATCTCACGagaatatgcatcctttatctgggatatggattagatttggttcagcggttacacaaatgaaggtctttctgaagtgtcgatGTGAACATTGTAATGGGAATTCTAAGCCAAAGAAGGACTAAGATGCACATTTCTTTCTCAGTGGTtacaagttctttttcttgggGCTCCACGTGACCGCTTAGGGCCGCAGCAGTGCTCCATTGGATACGATTTAATCGTACGTGCTGTCATTAGATTTTCGCTGGATTTTTtagattgatttgattgtttggctgagttttatagttcaatgattaaaaaattgagattttttccttcaaaccctagatatatatatatacatcggtatttctggtcactttgCCCACGGGGCAGGCCAagctttttggcggccaccgtcgcaaaaccgtcgcaaaacgccAAAACTGACGTCGCATGTACTGCAAAGCGACGTCGCCAGCGAGCGAAACTCGCAACGATTTCgaggcgctggcgacggtcgtttttgacgttttgcgacggttatTGACCTTTCGAGTGAGCTTTTGCACTGCggaccagtgtggccagattatattggcagatttcggcaggagcactgttgagaacgcaaccatttaaatttaatccaTTATTTTAACGATCAATTTCTTTTTACCCTACTAGCatagagaatgaaaaagtgttcgtcttttataaataatgtgtgagGTTTGAAgtaagattgtgtgaagctatgaatTAAAATGTGCGtttaatttgcaataaaagtgataaaatatttgtaaaccaagtttgatgtgttaaagtttttcttttgattcgggtgcaccaggTCCGTGtaaagggaagcgcacagcgcgctaagaaagaaacgagcgggagggggtttcagtccagcgcagcgcaactcgctggaatcaagtggtgTACCAATTCAGCGCAGCGCatgccgaaagaaacggaaaggaaggggtataaggaaaatacaatgaaacagcgcgagcgagagtTCTTTTCAGTGAGAGCGTCTCGTGTGTTTTAAAGGCATGCAAGAGAgcgccggtctggtggtacagtggcaactcgaacgacttaataacatgcccatcatgggctcaagccccgaatagaccgacCCCCCATaggtaggactgactatcctgctatggtagcaataagtcactgaaagccaagcccacttcactagtgggtacaggcaggccttgaccggcagcggctgttgtgccaaaaagaagaagaaggaacaagagagcgcattctctctgttgtagcgctccatccgccatttttaattttcagcccaaaacaacggacttcggatccgatcatGGGCCGGACCCCCACcgtgtgtttctacctacccctcgcctggaaatttcattctctttgtctgtcgggtaagctttaaccgccgacagcgaaatgcaaattcaaatttaaatgattttctttgacgagcaattctcggaatccattcaactgacattttctacttattatgaacattaaattttaacagataaaaagtgccaggcaaacaaacgtgcatcagcgcgataagtaacaaatgaggttagaaatccttgaaacagcatcccaagcgccacagattaagcttaaacgaatgaaaaatcaaatatctgtgattttcggtaggataaatggaaattcggtagttttagggcggtcatctgtgaatcggtaggcatataaaaaatcggtaggaatacagataaatcagtatttctggtcactctgtcTGGAAATCCCGACGGCCATCAATTTTGACATGACAGCACGGCGAGCGTTCAATCCGTGCAATGTAAACGCAAAAATATCTGCTACTTACGCTAGCTGCCGCATCGACCCGGGTGGCGCTGCTCTaatgatttgaatttgaaCCGTTGGCGGagttaattgaagaaaaacTGATATTCGATACTTATTAAGAATAAATGAGCTTAGTaatttctcttcttcttcctcttctttttcttcgaataTGATAACTAATTTTCGAATTATAatttcataaaacaaaacaaaatcacacatTCAGTTAAGAGTTCTGTAGTaacgttttatttcatttcacttcATGGATTCGCTTCATGTAATTGCTCTTACTCGTCTAGTTATATAATACAACAAAAATTGTAGAGATAGTAGTGTGTTACTCATAAATTAAGAGATACTAAAGAGGGCCTGTTCTTTACACTGTTTGCCGTTGCACCCGTGCGGGAGATTTCTCTCTACATGGAAATAACATTGAAAGTGGTAATTTATTTCACAAAATGTATGTTTCTTCTTGCTTTCTAGCTTTTTTAAACCACTACAATTTCAAGCAACAACATATTTATAATAGTAAACCGATCGATTGTGGTAGAAATTTCCATCTACTCCCAATAGTACTGCCTTTTGTAAGCGTGTCTTTTGTTGGTCCTGTGCACGATTTGGCGTAAAAAAGAACGCAGCTTAAAACTAACAACATTACCGCACAAGGGAAGGAGCTTGCCGCACCCAAACACCCCTTTGTGCAAAGAGCACCGAAAACGGTTACAAATAACACAATTCCACAAACACTGGATAATATATTTTGCTGGTCCTGGGGCGGGTTTAGAAATTCCTAACTGTTCCTTCCGTTTCAAAATACCGTTTAGTGGTGCAGGGACGTGGTGCTCACTCTGATTTAACATCGAATGTTCGCACACGCAAAAAGAGAGATAAATTAAGAACGACTGCTAGTAATGCTGATTTCTATACACAACAAATAAATCATACAAAATACCTTTTGCAAATTGGAAAAAGTGAATAAGTAGTATAACAGTAGAACAGTACTTTATGAAGAAGAGGcatttttggcataatatTTGTCCTTATCGCTCGCATACGGTGCGCACCGCAATCTACTCAAAAAATCGCCTCACCACACTCGCCTGGTAGAGGCTACGATTTCCGCGGGTATCCTTTGTTGCGCCTACATACATATTTATGTAAATTTGGGCTGTATATAGTTAACTACATTCTAGTTCACGTAATTGGTGTTTGCTGTTGTGATTTGCAGGAGAAAATTGCTCCTTCCCAATTCTCACTCACTTCATACAAAGGTGAATCTCTTATCCAATAAAACAGGGCCTTACACCCATATCAATGTTCTCCTCGTCTCGTCTGCAGCTCTGCAAAAAGACACTTGCTCctgctgtgttgtgttgagTGTGTGTACAGAATATTTAACGTCCTTTATACTGGTGCTCAAAAAATCTAAACCACTAACGTCCTACAAATAGTATTGTTGTAAGAGGTGCTTCTTactgtgtttctgtgtgtttgtatatatataaatgtTATACTCGTTTGTTCGCTAAAAGCGTACACACACGAGACGCTTTAtgtacataatttttggtcaaatataagaaaaaaaaaacgaatgtcAATGTTTCCCCCCTAATAAGACGATCACGCTTTGGAAGACATGACatgtttgtgggtgtgtgtctgttctGAATTGCTCACTGTTTGCTAATTACCGACCTAGCCACCTCCCTCTTTACGATTGACGATCGATCGTCTGGAAAAACCATTCGGTAAACCGGCGTAACTGCTGCACCGCGGCCTGGCTTTCGTCCTGCAGCCGGCGGTTCTCCTCCGTCAACCGTTTGACGGCATGCTCGAGCGACCGGCGGCGCCGCTGTTCGCGCAGCACACGATCGGACAGCTGCGTCACCTGACACTGCAGTTCCGGCAGGCTGGAGCTGTTCTGCAGCGCCATAAGGGCTTGCTGCTGTGCCGCTGCAGTGCTACTGCCGGTGGATACGGGCGAGGCCGAGCTCGGTGTGGAGGAGGACAGGTCCACGCCACTTccgatgctgctgccggtgccgCTCACACTGCTGCTTCCACCCgctccaccacctccaccgtTGACGATCGTTCCCAGTGGGCCATTGCCGCCACCGTTCATGGTGCCGTTGTGACcggactgttgctgctgatgttgctgcagCTGATGCTGATTGTGCACTCCGTTCAGAACCTGGCTAATGTCGTCGTAGTATACGTTGCTTCCTGGATGGGATTTTGCCACAGTTTCAGATAACtaaaaacggaaaacaaaaGTTAGAAGAGCATGTTCTTCTAAGAGACAATTACAATAATGACTTACCTGTGTCATTGCTTTGGTTGCCGTGTCCACCAGACTGCTCCAGTCCATCTCCTTCATGTCTGGCAGTGGGATCTTGCCTCCACCATTCCGCAGAATGCCTCCTCCATTGAcaaactgttgctgctgttgctgctgctggtgatgttGCTGCTTCCTGCTCGGGGACATCTTCAAATGGTCCTCGTTCATGTGATGCTTGCCGAGCAGCTCACTGGCCGGGCTGGAGCTGTTCGACGTGGTGGACGAAATGACCGTCGCCGGGCGAGCCGTCGTAAAGATCACCTCCTCCTCACCGCCATTGCTATTGCTCGGGCTGTTCGTACCACCGTTCGCCAGCTTCAGCCCACTGCCACCGTTGGCCGCCGACAGCTGCTGATTCGAGCCGCCCAAATTGACACCCTCCCGCGAGCGACTCTTCTGCGGGATCGGTTTCAACCCGCCCGCCAGGCTAGCAATGTTCCCCAGGCTGTGGCTGTTGTGGTGGCCCTTCTGCATGCGCTCCAGCCCGCCCGCGTTGAAGTTGTCGTCGTTCGCAATGTAGTCCGGATTGATCAGCTTCATCAGGTCCTCCTGCAGCGTGCTGCCGGTGGTGTAGTTCACACTATTCCGCTGGGGATGATGCTGAGCGCCGCCCTTCAGTGCGGCCCCGCCTCGAAGCTTGGCCGGTTCGCCCTGCCCATTCGGTCGGGGGCTGTTATTGCGACTGCTCGAGGCACTGCTGCCGGAACAGTTTGCCACGGCGCCGTTCGCCTTCTTCCCATTGATGCCGTAGATGTTGGTCGTCGTTGCGGAGCGTCTCAGCTGCGGTGAGTTGTGTCGCGAAAGATCGTCCTCTTCCACGTGATTGCCGGCCGCACTCATCAGCAGATGATGGTTGGAAAGATTCTTCAGCGAGCTGCTGTACAACGGTTCCGGATggttctgttgctgctggtggtgctgttgctgctgctgagcttCCCCGTTCGGTGAGTCGGCAATGATCAGTCGCTTCAGCAGTGCGATGTTGGCCGAATTATCCCGTCCCACCGATTGACCATTGGCAGCGCCGGACTGTTGCCCGCCGTTGCTGCGCGCTGGCGATGCTGACATCGGTCCACCTTCGTTGTGCAGCGACAGTGGCCTTGGGCTGGATCCCGCAAGTGGAAGGGAATTGCTCGACGACGTCAGCTTCGGATGGTGATAGTTCACGCTCGGATCGGACGCTACCGATGGAGGGCCCGCCGCCATCAAGGACGATGCTTCCTGCGGTGGATCAAGCACGTCGTACCACCGCTCGTCGTTCGACGAGTGTCCGCTCGAGGAGGACGTAAGCGTGCCCATATCGGGTCCGTTGGGttgggcgactccggacgatgctgcggctgctgccgccgctgctcCTGCGACCTGCTGCGGCCCCGAAGCACCAACTGCAGCGGTAAACGAgcgactgctgctgcccgtTCCGTATCCCGAGCTGTTGCTCGATCGTGGCGGTGAAAAGTTACGCTCATACCGACGCCGATGACTGGCGGACGATTGCAGCTGTCCACCCGGGAGcccctttttgctgctgctgctactactgccgATGCTGCCACTGCTTGCACCATTTTGACCACTGGATCCGTTTTTactgccgccgccaccactgCCGCCCTCCAGCATCATGCTGTCGTACTCGTTTTCGTAATTGATCGAATTGAAGCGACAGTTTTGCAGCGTACAGCCCCGCCGCGGTGTAAAGTCGGCAAACGATTCAATCACCGTGACCGTCACCTGGGCGGACGTCTTCAGCAGATCGACCATCTGATCGTGGGACAGCGTCGCTACCGCCACCTTGCATATCTCCACCAACCGGTAGCCCTGGCGCAGTCCGGCAGCCCACGCTTGGCCCGAAATTTCCACCTGCGTCACCACCCCATCCGGCTGCACGTGGAACCCGAGCTGGCCCATCGGATTGCGCCGCAGACTAAGCTCCAGCGCACCGCACCCATTCGTCACCGCCCGCAGCCGCTCGATCACCTCCAGCTGCTCGTCCCGATCGCCCGTGTCGCGCATGTTCAGCGTCACGCACTCCCCCTGGTGGTAGTACACCCGCAGCGCGTTCTGGCTCGTCGACCATCCCAGGATCGCCCGGCACGGCGTCACAAAAATGATCTGCCGCGTGCACTCCTCGATCAACACGAACGTTTCCGCCGATATGCCCAGAAAGCAGTCCACCTGCGTCGACTGGCCGCTGTCGTGCAGCACCACCTGCCAGCAGAACGCACCGCGCTGCGACAGATCGCCCGAGAAGCGCGGTTTCGTCGGCCGCTCCCGCTTCTTGCTCGGAAAGATGGAAAACCGCTGCCCGGTCTCGACCACCTGCGCCGTGCTGTAGTTGGTCGCCAGATCCTTCAGGTACTCCTGGCGCGTCCGGATCGCCATCATCGCGAACTTCACCGACCGGTGGGCCGCATTCTCCGCGTTGATCACCTTCGACAGCAGAAACTCGCCGAACTGCTTGCCGCGCGGATAGTGCGACCCGGCCCGGACCGGCGGCCCAAACACGGGCACGTCCTTCGAGCGCGACACCGCCACCCGGTACTGCGTGTGCTCGCTGCACGGGTTGACCGCCCGCACGATCACGAACACGTGCTGGAACTGGCTGCGGATGTTCTTCGGCGTGAAGGGCAGCGCGCCCGGCTCCTGGAACACGATCGTCACGATGTCGTTGCCGATGTGCCGCTtgcgcagcagctgctgccgaTTGTTCGGCGTGAACGGCAGCATCGTCGACACGTGGAACATGATCTCGCAGTCCTGGTGCGTCGCGTACAGCGAGTGCGTCCCGGTCGAGTCCGTCTTGTTGTCCAGCCCGGCCTTGTAGTGCTCGAAGCCCTTCAGCCGGACGCGCCGCCCGATCGTGTCGAGGAACTCGTTGAACGCCGGGCCCGCCTCCTCGTTGTTGTACATGTCCTCCTCCGAGGACTGGCCCGCCCGGCAGTACAGGATGCCCACCTTGTACTTGTTCGTCAGCCCCTGCTCGTCCAGcttcagcagctgctgctcgcaCTGGGGCGTGCCGACCGCCAACCGCAGGCAGCCGATTTGTACTTCCGGCGCGACGTACTCGAGTATCTCTTTGGTATTGGCGTGCTTGCCGGCACCGCGCGCATTCGGGATCGAGTCCTCGATCACCGAGCCGCGCAGCGTGAGCAGCTCCGAGGTGCGCACGATCAGCCGGTACAGGTACTGGTCGCCCTGGTGCGTCGTCGTGGGCGCCACGTCCGAACCGTGCAGCGCGAGCGTTTGGACCGGCGCCGGGTTAAGCTTTTCGCGCTTGATCGAGATCGCAACCGGGCCCAGGTGCTCGTCCATACCGAACCAGTTCTGGTGCTCCTGGCCGAAGAAGTACTGCCGGTAGTAGAGCGCCCCGTTGTCGATCTGCTCGATCGGGCGGGGTCCTTTTTGGTACGGGCAGGTGTAACCCTTCCACAGTGTATCGTTCGCGCCACACTCCAGCACGGAGACGCCGTACGCGAGCGCTGGCCGGTGTATTGCTCGCCGTTGCTGTCCCGCTCCACTCGCGCCCGACGATGAAGACGACGTGGTAGAAGATGCCATACGCGTTAGGCTAACCTCGCGCTCTTCCTCACCGCCAATTTCATTCCGGAAGAAGGGACAGTTTTCTAGCAGCTCGTTCTGCTGCCCATCCCCATAGTCTTCGTCCACACTATCCCCGTCCGGGGTGGAGGAGCGCGTCCCGTACGTGGCGGCAGCCGATGCCCCCGTGGTCGTATTGCGCCGCCGCTCCAGCAGAAAGCCACGCAATTTGGCCGCATAGCCCAGGTTGGCGGTAAGCGAGCGGCAGTCAAAGTGCGCGAACGCACGTCGCCGCTGACGCTCCTCAATGTCCGCCGAGGAAACGGTCGTCGTGGTGGAGCTGGCACTCACGTTCAGTGCCATACACAGCTGGCTGTCGTCCAGCGAGGCTGTCCCTGgggctactgctgctgctgctcctccatTTGCCACCTGACGCTTCCCGTTCGCTGAACCGTTTGCTGAACCGGCCGCACTTGCCCCATTGCTCGAGCCCCACAGTCGGTGGAACTTGTTCCTCAGCTTGGGACTGGCGTTGCCTCCCCGGTCGACCACATCGTCCCCGGTGAGCGTGATGTTTGAAGAAGCAGGCGCTGCTCCATTGCCATGCCCATGCCCGGAGTGGTGCTTCCCGAGCGAGTACAGCAGCGAGGACGCATCCAGCCCGAACGGTTGATACTCCTGCAGCATCGTGAGGAAGTTTTCGCCGGCACTCGGTGCCCCACCACCCTGAccttggtgatggtggtgatggtgcggaTGTCGATCCGATGAGATCACATCGATGGAACCGTGGCTGCCGTACTCGCGCCGCAAATTCGTTCCTCCTCCCGTGTGCAGATGGTCCGgcaaaccaccagcaccaccgtgATCGTGAATCAGCTCCAAACTGGAATTGCTCCGGTAGAGATGATCGGTCGGTCCGTGGGGTGACAGCTTTGTACCGAccaccccaccaccaccgttgcCC
This sequence is a window from Anopheles merus strain MAF chromosome 3R, AmerM5.1, whole genome shotgun sequence. Protein-coding genes within it:
- the LOC121595297 gene encoding signal-induced proliferation-associated 1-like protein 1 isoform X3; the encoded protein is MEFMVHYSLFKDSSNGMINLAEVGGPPPHISGGPAAGLPHMMPTPVVAGAGIAMMGQHHQQQQQQSSQQQQQQSHPSQRLVGGVSHQLPPSGMHHPHGPPPPPPGVSMGGAPHHLTPAGGAPQTRSGSARERAMHAVEYYKSNVRRARVDAGLARNSLHERYSFVQRQMATMGNGGGGVVGTKLSPHGPTDHLYRSNSSLELIHDHGGAGGLPDHLHTGGGTNLRREYGSHGSIDVISSDRHPHHHHHHQGQGGGAPSAGENFLTMLQEYQPFGLDASSLLYSLGKHHSGHGHGNGAAPASSNITLTGDDVVDRGGNASPKLRNKFHRLWGSSNGASAAGSANGSANGKRQVANGGAAAAVAPGTASLDDSQLCMALNVSASSTTTTVSSADIEERQRRRAFAHFDCRSLTANLGYAAKLRGFLLERRRNTTTGASAAATYGTRSSTPDGDSVDEDYGDGQQNELLENCPFFRNEIGGEEEREVSLTRMASSTTSSSSSGASGAGQQRRAIHRPALAYGVSVLECGANDTLWKGYTCPYQKGPRPIEQIDNGALYYRQYFFGQEHQNWFGMDEHLGPVAISIKREKLNPAPVQTLALHGSDVAPTTTHQGDQYLYRLIVRTSELLTLRGSVIEDSIPNARGAGKHANTKEILEYVAPEVQIGCLRLAVGTPQCEQQLLKLDEQGLTNKYKVGILYCRAGQSSEEDMYNNEEAGPAFNEFLDTIGRRVRLKGFEHYKAGLDNKTDSTGTHSLYATHQDCEIMFHVSTMLPFTPNNRQQLLRKRHIGNDIVTIVFQEPGALPFTPKNIRSQFQHVFVIVRAVNPCSEHTQYRVAVSRSKDVPVFGPPVRAGSHYPRGKQFGEFLLSKVINAENAAHRSVKFAMMAIRTRQEYLKDLATNYSTAQVVETGQRFSIFPSKKRERPTKPRFSGDLSQRGAFCWQVVLHDSGQSTQVDCFLGISAETFVLIEECTRQIIFVTPCRAILGWSTSQNALRVYYHQGECVTLNMRDTGDRDEQLEVIERLRAVTNGCGALELSLRRNPMGQLGFHVQPDGVVTQVEISGQAWAAGLRQGYRLVEICKVAVATLSHDQMVDLLKTSAQVTVTVIESFADFTPRRGCTLQNCRFNSINYENEYDSMMLEGGSGGGGSKNGSSGQNGASSGSIGSSSSSSKKGLPGGQLQSSASHRRRYERNFSPPRSSNSSGYGTGSSSRSFTAAVGASGPQQVAGAAAAAAAASSGVAQPNGPDMGTLTSSSSGHSSNDERWYDVLDPPQEASSLMAAGPPSVASDPSVNYHHPKLTSSSNSLPLAGSSPRPLSLHNEGGPMSASPARSNGGQQSGAANGQSVGRDNSANIALLKRLIIADSPNGEAQQQQQHHQQQQNHPEPLYSSSLKNLSNHHLLMSAAGNHVEEDDLSRHNSPQLRRSATTTNIYGINGKKANGAVANCSGSSASSSRNNSPRPNGQGEPAKLRGGAALKGGAQHHPQRNSVNYTTGSTLQEDLMKLINPDYIANDDNFNAGGLERMQKGHHNSHSLGNIASLAGGLKPIPQKSRSREGVNLGGSNQQLSAANGGSGLKLANGGTNSPSNSNGGEEEVIFTTARPATVISSTTSNSSSPASELLGKHHMNEDHLKMSPSRKQQHHQQQQQQQQFVNGGGILRNGGGKIPLPDMKEMDWSSLVDTATKAMTQLSETVAKSHPGSNVYYDDISQVLNGVHNQHQLQQHQQQQSGHNGTMNGGGNGPLGTIVNGGGGGAGGSSSVSGTGSSIGSGVDLSSSTPSSASPVSTGSSTAAAQQQALMALQNSSSLPELQCQVTQLSDRVLREQRRRRSLEHAVKRLTEENRRLQDESQAAVQQLRRFTEWFFQTIDRQS